GAACAGCTCCTGATAGGTGTAAACGGCGTCCTCGAACTCCGTCTGCAGGTCCACGTCCTCGATGCGGAGGGTAAAACGACCGTCCTGCATCTTGGAGAACTCCAGCAGTTCCTCCACCATGTTGGTGAGTCGGCGGGATTCCTTGAGGATAATGTGCAGGCCCCGGCGCAGCTGAGCGGGATCGTCGTCCTCCAGCAGTGTCTCGCTCCAACCATTGATGGCCGTCAGGGGGGTGCGGAGCTCGTGGGACACGGAGGAGATGAACTCCGTCTGGATTTTCTCACTCTGGCTGATTTTCAGGGACATATCGTTGATGTTGTCCACCAGCTCCCCCATCTCATCGGTGTAGGGGTTGGGCAGCTGGATGCCGTAGCTGCCGCCGGAGATGCGCTTGGCGGCGTCCGTCACCTCAGCCACCGGGGCCACCACGCTGTTGATGAACAGCAGACTGGAGATCAGCACCAGACAGATGACCCCGGCGATGATGGCGCTGATGATGAGGATGGTCAGAAGGATCTGATGGTCGATCTGCCGGGTGGCGGTGACGTAGCGCATAAAGGCCACCGTGGAGCCGTTGAACTTCAGGGGTGTAGTGACGGCCATCACCGACTCGCCGGTGACGGGGTCCTTACCGCTGAATACCTCGATGCTGCCGCTCTCCAGCGCCCGTGCGAGCTCCGGGGTCTGGGGAGCCGTGCCTGCGGCCACGCCCTGAGTGGAGTTATCCACCCGGCCGTAGAGATTCAGGAATTGCAGCTCGATGCGGGTGCTGTCGAAGCTGGCGGCGTACAGTGAGGCGTTGCGGTAGTACTCGCTGTAGCTGCTCATGCTGTAAGAGTTGAAGTAGTCGGCGCCGGCCTTGGCCTTGGCCTCCAGCGTGGAGCGGGCGGAGCCGTAGTAGTTGTTGGCCACGGTGGCCGAGGCCAGAATGGCCGCCAGCACCAGTATCAGGATCACAGGCCCCACGCTGTTGAGGATCCAGCGCTTTCGCAGGCCCTGTATTCGCAGACGCTCCTTCATGGACCGTCACCTCCTTGCTGCGGGGCCATCAGGCGTCCCACTTGTAGCCGTAGCCCCATACAGTGCTGATGAAAGTGGGGTTGGTGGCGTTGTCCTCGATCTTCAGCCGCAGGCGGCGGATGTTCACGTCCACGATCTTCAGCTCACCGAAGTAATCCCGGCCCCACACCAGATCCAGAATCTCCTCACGGGACAGGGCCTTGCCGGGATTCTCCATGAACATCCGCATGATGGAGTACTCCACCTGCGTCAGCTTCACGGGCTTGCCGTTCTTTTCCAGCGTGCGGTTGCGGGTGTTCAGCAGGAAGGGGGGCTGGCTGATCTCGCCGGAGTGCTCCTCCATGCTGCCGCCGCTGCGGCGCATGAGGGCGTCCACCCGTGCCGTCAGCTCGGCGGGGGAGAAGGGCTTAGTGACGTAGTCGTCGGCTCCGGTCATCAGGCCCGTGACCTTGTCCATCTCCTGTGAGCGGGCGGTGAGCATGATGATGCCGATGCGGGAGTTGGTGGCCCGGATGCGGCGGCATACCTCGAAGCCGTCGATGCCGGGGAGCATCACATCCAGCAGCGCCACACGGATATCGCTGTGCTGCTGCAGCATCTCCAGCGCCTCCTCGCCGGTGCCTGCCTCGATGACCTCATAACCGGCACGGCGCAGATTGATGACGATAAAGCTGCGGATGCTGGATTCATCCTCCAGAACCAGAACTTTTTTCATAAGCTACTCCTTCTATGTCGTTAGTTGGCGTCCCAAGAGTGGACGATCAGGTTGAAATTATGACGCAGCGCTTCCTCATCCAGCGAATAGATCTCACTGAGGGTCTCGGCGGCGTAAATGGTGCCGGTGCGGCGCCTGAGTACCACCCGATTGCCCCGGAGGGCCCGCCGCTCCCGGTTTTCGCCGGTAAGGGCGCAGATACTCAGGGCCTTCTCCCCCTGCACCGACAACGTTACCTGCGTCTCACCGATACCGGCGTCCGAGGCGAGAGCGGTGACATCGCCCGTCCAATCCTCCGGCAGGATAAAGTACCAGCCGCCGGACAGGCAGTGATAGGTGCGCTCCACGGTGGCAAGGCCGTCGGGCCGGTACTGCTCCCAAAAGACCATGCCGTCGGCCTGCTTGGTGTCGGAGACAGAGCTGTCGGGCCGGGGAAGCTCCGTGATGCCGTCGCCGTTGATGTCCTGCGGCGTCAGCTGACGATAGGGAGCCGTGGCGGTGGAGAGCCCCGTGCTGCGGTCCAGCGCAGCGTTGACGAGCCCGGCGTCTTCCTGCCAGACGAGGATATCCGTCACGGCGATGCCTTGGCTGTTGATGCCGGTGATGAACACCGCCGGGGTGTCCTGATCCAGCTTGCCGGTGACCACGCTGCC
The genomic region above belongs to Vescimonas coprocola and contains:
- a CDS encoding sensor histidine kinase — translated: MKERLRIQGLRKRWILNSVGPVILILVLAAILASATVANNYYGSARSTLEAKAKAGADYFNSYSMSSYSEYYRNASLYAASFDSTRIELQFLNLYGRVDNSTQGVAAGTAPQTPELARALESGSIEVFSGKDPVTGESVMAVTTPLKFNGSTVAFMRYVTATRQIDHQILLTILIISAIIAGVICLVLISSLLFINSVVAPVAEVTDAAKRISGGSYGIQLPNPYTDEMGELVDNINDMSLKISQSEKIQTEFISSVSHELRTPLTAINGWSETLLEDDDPAQLRRGLHIILKESRRLTNMVEELLEFSKMQDGRFTLRIEDVDLQTEFEDAVYTYQELFRQDGIRLEYDDDGELYTDPIPGDPERLKQVLCNVLDNAAKHGGSGKRIIASLRREADNYVIRIRDFGPGIPPAELPYVKQKFYKGSSKARGSGIGLAVCDEIITRHGGTFEIGNADGGGALVTITLPIPPHTEHR
- a CDS encoding response regulator transcription factor — translated: MKKVLVLEDESSIRSFIVINLRRAGYEVIEAGTGEEALEMLQQHSDIRVALLDVMLPGIDGFEVCRRIRATNSRIGIIMLTARSQEMDKVTGLMTGADDYVTKPFSPAELTARVDALMRRSGGSMEEHSGEISQPPFLLNTRNRTLEKNGKPVKLTQVEYSIMRMFMENPGKALSREEILDLVWGRDYFGELKIVDVNIRRLRLKIEDNATNPTFISTVWGYGYKWDA